From one Thiobacter sp. AK1 genomic stretch:
- the dsrA gene encoding dissimilatory-type sulfite reductase subunit alpha produces MAKQMIETPLLDQLESGPWPSFVTGLKRLAKEKDMMVDLLGQLETSYRTRKGYWKGGTVGVFGYGGGVIPRFTELKDENDQPLFPDAAEFHTLRVQPPAGMHYTSDLLRWMCDVWDKYGSGLIAFHGQSGDIMFQGIKTENVQAAFDELNEHGFDLGGAGPALRTSMSCVGAARCEMSCYDEARALRTVINNNLDDMHRPALPYKFKFKFSGCPNDCVNAIQRSDMATIGTWRDNIQVNEGLVQEWVAKHGKTELVNQVINMCPTKAIRLVPKDQVAKGDGYSVAAVDAQDCMEIDNHNCVRCMHCLNVIPGGLLPGKDKGVTILVGGKGVLKIGATMGTVIIPFMKLESDEDFEKLNELARNILDFFAENALEHERTGEMIDRIGLVNFLEGIGLDVDPHMILEPRSNPYVRTDGWDEEVAKWNERKAAAKAG; encoded by the coding sequence ATGGCAAAACAAATGATCGAAACGCCTTTGCTCGACCAACTGGAAAGTGGCCCCTGGCCCAGCTTCGTGACGGGCCTCAAGCGCCTCGCGAAGGAAAAGGACATGATGGTTGACCTGCTGGGTCAGCTGGAAACCTCCTATCGCACCCGGAAAGGCTACTGGAAAGGCGGTACCGTCGGCGTGTTTGGCTACGGCGGCGGCGTGATTCCGCGCTTCACCGAGCTCAAAGACGAAAACGACCAGCCCCTCTTCCCGGATGCCGCCGAGTTCCACACCCTGCGCGTGCAGCCGCCCGCGGGCATGCACTACACTTCCGATCTGCTGCGCTGGATGTGTGACGTGTGGGACAAGTATGGTTCCGGCCTGATCGCCTTCCACGGCCAGTCCGGCGACATCATGTTCCAGGGCATCAAGACCGAGAACGTGCAGGCGGCCTTCGACGAGCTCAACGAGCATGGCTTCGATTTGGGCGGTGCCGGTCCGGCGCTGCGCACCTCCATGTCCTGCGTGGGTGCTGCCCGCTGTGAAATGTCCTGCTATGACGAGGCACGCGCCCTGCGTACCGTCATCAACAACAACCTGGACGACATGCACCGTCCGGCCCTGCCCTACAAGTTCAAGTTCAAGTTCTCCGGCTGCCCCAACGACTGCGTGAACGCCATCCAACGTTCCGACATGGCCACCATCGGCACCTGGCGCGACAACATCCAGGTGAACGAAGGCCTGGTGCAGGAGTGGGTGGCCAAGCATGGCAAGACTGAGCTCGTCAACCAGGTCATCAACATGTGCCCGACCAAAGCCATCCGGCTGGTGCCGAAGGATCAGGTCGCCAAGGGGGATGGTTACTCCGTCGCCGCGGTCGATGCCCAGGATTGCATGGAAATCGACAACCACAACTGCGTGCGCTGCATGCACTGCCTGAACGTGATCCCGGGCGGTCTGCTGCCCGGCAAGGACAAGGGCGTGACCATCCTGGTGGGCGGCAAGGGCGTGCTGAAGATCGGTGCCACCATGGGCACCGTGATCATCCCGTTCATGAAGCTCGAATCCGACGAGGATTTCGAGAAGCTGAACGAGCTGGCCCGCAACATCCTCGACTTCTTCGCCGAGAACGCGCTGGAGCACGAGCGTACCGGCGAGATGATCGATCGTATTGGTCTGGTGAACTTCCTCGAGGGCATCGGCCTCGACGTGGATCCGCACATGATCCTCGAGCCGCGTTCCAACCCCTACGTGCGGACCGACGGCTGGGACGAAGAAGTCGCCAAGTGGAACGAGCGCAAGGCTGCCGCCAAGGCGGGCTGA
- the dsrB gene encoding dissimilatory-type sulfite reductase subunit beta: protein MAELRQPIESGAPDPKPYMHPVMVKNYGKWVFHSHPRPGVLYHRAESGDEIWTVKAGTQRQMDTYTIRKLAEIADKYGDGYVRFTARSNIEYMVADEKKVEPLIKALTEAGFPVGGTANSVSMVAHTQGWLHCDIPGTDASGVVKALMDELYDEFVKCEMPNRVKLSTSCCEINCGGQADIAVIVQHTKPPKINHDLVANVCERPAVVARCPVAAIRPALVNGKPSLEVDEKKCICCGACYPPCPPMQINDPEHSKIAIWVGGKNSNARSRPTFHKLVAAGLPNNAPRWPEVSAVVKKILSVYKADARPWERMRDWIDRIGWPRFFEKTGLPFTKYHIDDWKGHRVTFNASAHIRF from the coding sequence ATGGCAGAACTTCGCCAACCGATCGAATCCGGGGCGCCGGATCCCAAACCGTACATGCACCCGGTGATGGTCAAGAACTATGGGAAGTGGGTATTCCATTCCCATCCTCGCCCCGGCGTGCTCTACCACCGTGCCGAAAGTGGCGACGAGATCTGGACCGTGAAGGCCGGTACCCAGCGCCAGATGGATACCTATACCATCCGCAAGCTGGCCGAGATCGCCGACAAGTATGGTGACGGCTATGTGCGCTTCACCGCCCGTTCCAACATCGAATACATGGTGGCGGACGAGAAGAAGGTGGAGCCCCTCATCAAAGCCCTCACCGAGGCCGGCTTCCCGGTCGGTGGCACCGCCAACTCCGTATCCATGGTGGCCCATACCCAGGGCTGGCTGCACTGCGACATCCCCGGCACCGACGCTTCCGGCGTGGTCAAGGCCTTGATGGACGAGCTCTACGATGAGTTCGTGAAGTGCGAAATGCCCAATCGCGTCAAGCTCTCCACCTCCTGCTGCGAAATCAACTGCGGCGGGCAGGCGGACATTGCCGTCATCGTCCAACACACCAAGCCGCCCAAGATCAATCACGATCTGGTGGCCAACGTGTGTGAGCGGCCGGCCGTGGTGGCGCGCTGCCCGGTGGCCGCCATCCGTCCGGCGCTGGTGAACGGCAAGCCCTCCCTGGAAGTGGACGAAAAGAAATGCATCTGCTGCGGTGCTTGCTATCCCCCCTGCCCGCCGATGCAGATCAACGACCCGGAGCACTCTAAGATCGCCATCTGGGTGGGCGGCAAGAACTCCAACGCCCGTTCCCGTCCGACCTTCCACAAGCTGGTGGCGGCGGGCCTGCCCAACAACGCCCCGCGCTGGCCGGAGGTGTCGGCCGTGGTGAAGAAGATCCTCTCGGTGTACAAGGCGGATGCCCGTCCCTGGGAGCGTATGCGTGACTGGATCGACCGTATCGGTTGGCCCCGTTTCTTCGAGAAGACCGGGCTGCCCTTCACCAAGTATCACATTGATGATTGGAAGGGCCACCGCGTCACGTTCAACGCTTCGGCGCACATCCGCTTCTAA
- the tusD gene encoding sulfurtransferase complex subunit TusD, which yields MKFGILVNEGLYQHQASDTAYQFAKAAIEKGHEVPRVFFYHDGVYNSSRLTEPPQDDRHIVNRWQKLAKEHNIDLVVCVAAALRRGIKDENLAEGFRISGLGQLVEVGIQADRLVVFGD from the coding sequence ATGAAATTTGGCATTCTGGTGAACGAGGGTCTTTACCAGCACCAGGCAAGCGATACCGCCTATCAGTTTGCCAAGGCTGCGATCGAGAAAGGCCACGAGGTCCCCCGCGTCTTCTTCTATCACGACGGGGTGTACAACTCCAGCCGCCTGACCGAGCCGCCGCAGGACGATCGTCACATCGTCAATCGCTGGCAAAAGCTCGCGAAGGAGCACAACATCGATCTGGTGGTGTGCGTGGCGGCCGCGCTGCGCCGCGGCATCAAGGACGAGAACCTGGCAGAAGGCTTTCGTATCTCCGGTCTCGGCCAGCTGGTTGAGGTCGGTATCCAGGCCGATCGTCTGGTGGTGTTTGGCGACTGA
- the tusC gene encoding sulfurtransferase complex subunit TusC, which yields MTEATGGIDFEDEGSGIVKKFMFVNRKAPYGTIYALEGLEVVLISAAFDQDVSLVFLDDGVYQIVKGQHTKAIDVKNFSPTYRALEGYDIEKLYVLKESLEERGLTVDDLLVDVQVLDAAGMAKLMAEQDVVLSF from the coding sequence ATGACGGAAGCAACGGGTGGTATCGACTTCGAGGACGAAGGCTCCGGCATCGTCAAGAAGTTCATGTTCGTCAACCGCAAGGCTCCCTATGGCACGATCTACGCGCTGGAAGGGCTGGAAGTGGTGCTCATCAGTGCCGCCTTCGATCAGGATGTGAGCCTCGTGTTCCTTGACGATGGCGTGTATCAGATCGTCAAGGGCCAGCACACCAAGGCCATCGACGTCAAGAACTTCTCCCCCACCTACCGGGCGCTGGAAGGCTACGACATCGAGAAGCTTTACGTGTTGAAGGAATCGCTGGAAGAGCGGGGCCTGACCGTGGACGATCTGCTGGTGGACGTGCAAGTGCTCGACGCCGCCGGCATGGCCAAGCTGATGGCCGAGCAAGACGTCGTGCTGAGCTTCTGA
- the tusB gene encoding sulfurtransferase complex subunit TusB, with protein sequence MLHIVNKSPFENRTLENCLRVIVHEEGAALLLTEDGVYAATKGNIAENSLKAVMGKIKVYALWPDLEARGMQDRVIDGIKLVDYGGFVDLVAEHRNNQSWL encoded by the coding sequence ATGCTGCACATCGTGAACAAATCCCCGTTCGAAAACCGGACGCTGGAGAACTGCCTGCGGGTGATCGTGCACGAGGAGGGGGCAGCGCTGCTGCTTACCGAAGACGGCGTGTATGCGGCCACCAAGGGCAACATCGCGGAGAATTCGCTCAAGGCGGTCATGGGCAAGATCAAAGTTTATGCCCTGTGGCCCGACCTGGAAGCGCGTGGCATGCAAGATCGCGTGATCGACGGCATCAAGCTGGTGGATTACGGCGGTTTTGTGGATTTGGTGGCGGAGCATCGTAACAACCAGTCCTGGTTGTAG
- a CDS encoding TusE/DsrC/DsvC family sulfur relay protein, producing MSFEINGKVYETDEEGYLVNLADWNEEVAKHLAAEEKVELTDAHWEVINFLREYYNDYQIAPAIRVLTKAIGKKLGPEKGNSKYLYELFPYGPAKQACKIAGLPKPTGCI from the coding sequence ATGAGCTTCGAAATCAACGGCAAAGTGTACGAAACCGACGAAGAAGGTTACCTGGTCAACCTGGCCGACTGGAACGAGGAAGTGGCCAAGCACCTGGCCGCGGAAGAAAAGGTCGAGCTGACCGACGCCCACTGGGAAGTGATCAACTTCCTGCGTGAGTACTACAACGACTATCAGATCGCTCCCGCCATCCGCGTGCTGACCAAGGCCATCGGCAAGAAGCTCGGGCCCGAGAAAGGCAACAGCAAATACCTGTATGAGCTGTTCCCCTATGGTCCGGCCAAGCAGGCGTGCAAGATCGCCGGTCTGCCCAAGCCGACCGGCTGCATCTAA
- a CDS encoding respiratory nitrate reductase subunit gamma, translated as MTTTTVFFAALFYVATAILVLGLARKIYQYAKTPAPLKIPTTPAPTTKAGVIMRMGREVVLFESLFKSNKWIWIFGWLFHVGLAVVLFRHLRYFQYPVWDIVSFEFVQAAGKYASFAMVAGLIGLWARRFLVDRVRYITTLSDHLILLLLIGIGLTGMGMTFVSHTDVVGLKIFMLGLMRFEINPLPEDPLLMAHLALVATLMIIFPISKLLHAPGVFFSPSRNQVDDPREHRHLAPWATELEK; from the coding sequence ATGACAACAACGACGGTATTTTTTGCGGCCCTGTTTTACGTGGCAACCGCCATTCTGGTGCTGGGCCTGGCGCGTAAGATCTATCAGTACGCCAAGACCCCTGCCCCCCTCAAGATTCCCACCACACCGGCGCCCACCACCAAGGCCGGTGTGATCATGCGCATGGGACGCGAAGTCGTCCTGTTCGAGAGCCTGTTCAAGTCCAACAAATGGATCTGGATTTTCGGCTGGCTGTTCCATGTGGGCTTAGCCGTCGTCCTGTTCCGCCATCTGCGCTATTTCCAATACCCCGTGTGGGACATCGTGTCCTTCGAGTTCGTGCAAGCTGCCGGCAAGTACGCCTCCTTTGCCATGGTGGCCGGTCTGATCGGGCTGTGGGCACGCCGCTTTCTAGTGGACCGTGTTCGCTACATCACCACCCTGTCCGACCATCTGATTTTGCTCCTCTTGATCGGCATCGGTCTTACTGGCATGGGCATGACCTTCGTCTCCCACACCGACGTCGTCGGTCTCAAGATCTTCATGCTGGGACTCATGCGTTTCGAGATCAATCCGCTGCCGGAAGACCCGCTGTTGATGGCCCATCTGGCCCTGGTGGCCACGCTGATGATCATCTTCCCGATCAGCAAACTGCTGCACGCGCCCGGCGTGTTCTTCAGCCCCAGCCGCAATCAGGTGGATGATCCGCGCGAGCATCGTCACCTGGCGCCTTGGGCTACCGAACTGGAAAAATGA
- the dsrK gene encoding sulfate reduction electron transfer complex DsrMKJOP subunit DsrK, with translation MAGPTFETPKLLDDTATLPIPSVKPGAMQGVQSFIAGDKIQEQLGYPGELLPNWKERAIERMGELLQKYRGLQVFLDACVHCGACTDKCHYYLGTADPNNMPVARQELVRKVYRRYFTFAGKYFPKLVGAIDLTEEVLDQWYSYFYQCSECRRCSVYCPYGIDTAEITMAAREIMDSVGRGQKYSNEILGKLHRIGNNLGLPGPALEDTLAGLEEDILADTGVPVRLPIDQKGAEVLLVTPSADFFSEPHVESLIGYAKVFHAAGISWTLSSTASEAGNFGLFIGSYENMRKAALRIREAALELGVKRIVVGECGHAWRVAYSFWNTLIGVGAGAEDPFGKALQQQLDHRYKQPSHICEVTWDLIQKGAIKLDKSANDHRIVTFHDSCNVARASRMGDIPGGQFIIPREIIKASCNHFYDMAPETIYEGTFCCGGGGGLLTDDLMEVRVKGALPRMQALKQVVDDRKVNFMATICAICKAQFTKVLPYYGFPMSMVGGVHQLVSTAIQLGSNE, from the coding sequence GTGGCCGGACCGACCTTCGAGACACCGAAACTGCTAGACGATACCGCAACCCTGCCGATTCCTTCCGTCAAGCCGGGGGCGATGCAGGGCGTCCAGTCCTTCATTGCGGGAGACAAGATCCAAGAACAGCTCGGCTACCCGGGCGAACTCCTTCCCAACTGGAAGGAACGCGCCATTGAGCGCATGGGCGAGCTGCTCCAGAAATACCGCGGCCTACAGGTCTTCCTCGACGCCTGCGTCCATTGCGGTGCCTGCACGGACAAGTGCCATTACTACCTGGGCACCGCCGATCCCAACAACATGCCAGTGGCGCGGCAAGAACTCGTGCGGAAGGTGTATCGCCGCTATTTCACCTTTGCCGGCAAATACTTCCCCAAGCTGGTGGGTGCGATCGACCTCACCGAGGAAGTGTTGGACCAGTGGTATAGCTACTTCTATCAGTGCTCGGAATGCCGTCGCTGCTCGGTGTACTGCCCCTATGGCATCGACACCGCAGAGATCACCATGGCCGCACGGGAGATCATGGACTCCGTCGGACGTGGCCAGAAGTACTCCAACGAGATCCTGGGCAAGCTGCATCGCATCGGTAACAACCTGGGTCTGCCAGGACCTGCCCTGGAAGACACCCTGGCCGGTCTCGAAGAGGACATCCTCGCCGACACTGGCGTGCCCGTGCGCCTACCCATCGACCAGAAAGGTGCCGAGGTGCTGCTGGTCACGCCCTCAGCGGATTTCTTCTCCGAGCCCCATGTGGAGAGCCTAATCGGCTATGCCAAGGTATTCCACGCCGCCGGCATCAGCTGGACGCTTTCCTCCACGGCTTCCGAAGCAGGCAACTTCGGCCTCTTCATCGGTAGCTACGAAAACATGCGCAAAGCCGCCTTGCGCATCCGCGAGGCGGCCCTGGAGTTGGGTGTCAAACGCATCGTGGTGGGCGAATGTGGCCATGCCTGGCGCGTCGCCTACAGCTTCTGGAACACCCTGATCGGTGTCGGCGCCGGCGCTGAAGACCCCTTCGGTAAAGCGCTGCAGCAACAGCTGGATCATCGTTACAAGCAGCCTTCCCACATCTGCGAAGTGACTTGGGATTTGATCCAGAAAGGCGCCATCAAGTTGGACAAGTCGGCCAACGATCATCGCATCGTGACCTTCCACGATTCCTGCAACGTCGCTCGGGCCTCGCGCATGGGCGACATCCCCGGCGGGCAGTTCATCATCCCCCGCGAAATCATCAAGGCCTCCTGTAACCACTTCTACGATATGGCGCCGGAAACCATCTACGAAGGCACCTTCTGCTGCGGAGGAGGTGGCGGCCTGCTCACGGACGACCTGATGGAAGTCCGCGTCAAGGGTGCCCTTCCGCGGATGCAGGCGTTGAAGCAGGTGGTCGATGACAGGAAGGTCAACTTCATGGCCACCATCTGCGCCATCTGCAAGGCGCAGTTCACCAAGGTTCTCCCCTACTACGGCTTCCCTATGAGCATGGTGGGTGGAGTGCATCAGCTGGTGAGCACCGCGATCCAGCTGGGCTCCAACGAATAA
- a CDS encoding NAD(P)-binding protein — MAAPNQPKTEGLTFRRFKEGQSRKDRRLSEWIFQGDESHKCPEYVLSTPPCQGSCPSGEDIRGWLNIVRGIEKPTGGMGWQEYAFRRLTDANPFPAVMGRVCPAPCEKGCNRNMVEDHVGINSVEHFIGNWALEHKLGFGEPGPDTGKKVAIVGGGPAGLAAAYQLRRKGHAVTIFDEHAELGGMMRYGIPGFRTPREVLDGEIQRILDLGVEVRLNTRVGRDVTLEQLDKDYDAIFFAMGAQSGRTLPVPGSDAPNCVTAMAFLRAFNEGRLQYVGKRVVVIGGGDTSIDVATVARRLGNITKINESDRPEYVLQGHVAHDVAAVSAREGAEVILISRATIDKMNANKAEVEHALAEGIEIRGGVTPVEVIKGPDGRATHLRVAEFEMVNGETKIKPGTETDIPADLIVSAIGQAVDFTGLEELNNGKGLMSADKFYRVPGKEKWFVGGDVLRPHLLTTAIGHAAIAVDGMDAYLRGQELEKRPKVDVRHFDEVRKWIESGHEYREVHGYYEGTSFDKGILHNFEDRSQKYIIPANELFLGHFPYTPRNKRKEIILTAEQALGNFQERLLPLSEQETVAEAKRCMSCGLCFECDNCVIYCPQTAVFKVPKKDNPTTGRYVDTDYTKCIGCHICADVCPTGYIKMGMGE; from the coding sequence ATGGCAGCCCCGAACCAACCGAAGACCGAAGGCTTGACGTTCCGCCGCTTCAAGGAAGGCCAGAGCCGCAAAGACCGGCGTTTGAGCGAATGGATTTTCCAAGGTGACGAATCGCACAAGTGCCCGGAATACGTCCTGTCCACGCCGCCCTGCCAGGGCAGCTGCCCCTCCGGTGAGGACATCCGGGGCTGGCTCAATATCGTGCGCGGCATCGAAAAACCCACGGGTGGCATGGGCTGGCAGGAGTATGCCTTCCGTCGTCTCACCGACGCCAACCCCTTCCCCGCGGTGATGGGTCGGGTCTGCCCCGCGCCTTGTGAGAAGGGCTGCAACCGTAACATGGTGGAAGATCACGTGGGCATCAACTCCGTGGAGCACTTCATCGGCAACTGGGCCCTGGAGCACAAGCTCGGCTTCGGCGAACCGGGCCCCGACACCGGCAAGAAAGTGGCCATCGTCGGTGGCGGCCCTGCTGGTCTGGCCGCGGCCTATCAGCTGCGCCGCAAGGGGCATGCCGTCACCATCTTCGATGAGCACGCGGAACTGGGCGGCATGATGCGCTACGGCATCCCCGGCTTCCGCACCCCGCGGGAAGTGCTGGATGGCGAAATCCAGCGCATTCTCGATCTGGGTGTGGAGGTGCGACTGAACACCCGCGTGGGCCGCGACGTCACTCTGGAACAGCTCGACAAGGACTACGACGCGATCTTCTTTGCCATGGGCGCCCAATCCGGTCGCACCCTGCCGGTGCCCGGGTCGGATGCGCCCAACTGCGTGACCGCCATGGCTTTCCTGCGCGCCTTCAACGAAGGCCGCCTGCAGTATGTGGGCAAGCGCGTCGTGGTGATCGGCGGCGGCGATACCTCCATCGACGTGGCGACCGTTGCGCGCCGTCTCGGCAACATCACCAAGATCAACGAAAGCGATCGGCCCGAGTACGTGCTGCAGGGCCATGTCGCCCACGACGTGGCCGCGGTCTCCGCACGCGAGGGCGCCGAGGTGATTCTGATCTCGCGCGCCACCATCGACAAGATGAATGCCAACAAGGCTGAAGTGGAGCACGCCTTGGCGGAAGGCATCGAAATCCGTGGCGGCGTCACACCGGTGGAAGTGATCAAAGGGCCGGATGGCCGCGCCACGCATCTGCGTGTGGCCGAGTTCGAAATGGTCAACGGTGAAACCAAGATCAAACCGGGCACCGAGACCGACATTCCGGCCGACCTCATCGTCTCCGCCATCGGCCAAGCCGTGGACTTCACCGGTCTGGAGGAACTCAATAACGGCAAAGGCCTGATGAGCGCCGACAAGTTCTATCGTGTGCCGGGCAAGGAGAAATGGTTCGTGGGCGGCGACGTGCTGCGTCCGCATCTGCTGACGACAGCCATCGGCCATGCCGCCATCGCCGTGGACGGCATGGACGCCTACCTGCGCGGGCAAGAGCTGGAGAAGCGGCCCAAGGTGGACGTGCGCCACTTTGACGAGGTGCGCAAGTGGATCGAGAGCGGCCATGAATACCGTGAGGTGCATGGCTACTACGAGGGCACGTCCTTCGACAAGGGCATTCTGCACAACTTCGAGGACCGCTCCCAGAAGTACATCATTCCCGCCAACGAGCTGTTTTTGGGGCATTTCCCCTACACGCCGCGTAACAAGCGCAAGGAGATCATCCTCACCGCCGAGCAGGCCCTGGGCAACTTCCAGGAACGGCTGCTACCCCTGTCGGAACAGGAGACGGTGGCAGAGGCGAAGCGCTGCATGTCCTGCGGTTTGTGCTTCGAATGCGACAACTGCGTGATCTACTGCCCGCAGACTGCCGTGTTCAAGGTGCCCAAGAAGGACAACCCGACCACCGGGCGTTACGTGGATACCGACTACACCAAGTGCATCGGTTGCCACATCTGCGCCGACGTGTGCCCCACCGGCTACATCAAGATGGGCATGGGTGAGTGA
- the dsrO gene encoding sulfate reduction electron transfer complex DsrMKJOP subunit DsrO — translation MNEKNANPIDQDRRQFLTASAAMAGVAIAPGVLLYNIAHGKPADQPVSNAVRWGMLIDTNQCREGCDACVKACGEENGFGHGTRETDSQWIRKVELKDMRSGQTKSLPVMCQHCAEPPCVDVCPTGASFKRADGIVLVDRHICIGCRYCMMACPYKARSFVHERITDQNPDVPRGIGCVESCTMCVHRVDRDQQPACVEACAKAGHGAIIFGNLNDPNSEIAKRIAQYATMELRADLKLNLGVRYQGF, via the coding sequence ATGAACGAGAAGAACGCAAACCCGATCGATCAGGATCGCCGCCAGTTCCTGACCGCTTCAGCGGCCATGGCCGGGGTGGCCATCGCCCCCGGCGTACTCCTCTACAACATCGCCCATGGCAAGCCGGCGGACCAGCCGGTGAGCAACGCGGTGCGTTGGGGTATGCTGATCGACACTAACCAGTGCCGGGAAGGCTGTGACGCCTGTGTCAAGGCGTGCGGTGAGGAAAATGGCTTCGGTCACGGCACTCGAGAAACCGATTCCCAGTGGATCCGCAAGGTAGAGCTCAAAGACATGCGCAGCGGACAGACCAAGTCGCTGCCGGTCATGTGCCAGCATTGCGCCGAGCCGCCTTGCGTGGATGTCTGCCCCACCGGTGCCTCTTTCAAGCGTGCCGATGGCATCGTCCTGGTGGATCGCCACATCTGCATCGGCTGCCGCTACTGCATGATGGCCTGCCCTTACAAGGCGCGCTCCTTCGTGCACGAGCGCATAACCGACCAGAACCCGGACGTCCCGCGCGGTATAGGCTGCGTGGAGTCCTGCACCATGTGTGTGCACCGGGTGGATCGGGACCAGCAGCCGGCTTGCGTGGAAGCCTGCGCCAAGGCCGGTCACGGCGCCATCATCTTCGGCAACCTGAATGACCCCAACAGCGAGATCGCCAAGCGCATCGCGCAGTATGCCACCATGGAGTTACGCGCCGACTTGAAACTCAATCTCGGTGTTCGTTATCAAGGGTTCTGA
- the nrfD gene encoding NrfD/PsrC family molybdoenzyme membrane anchor subunit: MHITYREVEGRSPRYWALLGLIGLFVLIGLGAAWYMEHHGHIVTGMTNQIVWGMPHVFAVFLIVAASGALNAASIASVFGKTAYKPLARLSGLVAVALLAGGLMVLMLDLGRPDRVVVAATYYNFKSVFAWNVFLYTGFFTFVALYLWTMMDSTVGAYGKYAGMAAFIWRLVLTTGTGSIFGFLVARESYSSALLAPMFIVLSFSYGMAVYLLVLIASYVWTGRPLGEALLNRLAKLLGWFIAGALYFVVVFHMTNLYFTKYHGFEKFILVEGGVYTQMFWIGQILLGSVVPMLILFNPKLRASRGLLVTACLLVVLGGLAQMYVTIIGGQAWPLDIFPGWEERSTFFDGVVHPYSPSLPEVLLGIGGVAVALAIVTIGVKVLRFLPESLSDADVDPHAAK; this comes from the coding sequence ATGCATATCACCTACCGCGAGGTCGAGGGCCGCAGTCCGCGCTACTGGGCACTGCTCGGTCTCATCGGCCTGTTCGTCCTGATTGGCCTGGGCGCAGCCTGGTACATGGAACATCACGGCCACATCGTCACCGGCATGACCAACCAGATCGTCTGGGGCATGCCCCATGTGTTCGCAGTGTTCCTCATCGTGGCGGCCTCCGGCGCGCTCAACGCGGCCTCGATCGCCTCGGTGTTTGGCAAGACGGCCTACAAGCCCCTGGCGCGTCTATCCGGCCTGGTGGCGGTGGCCTTGCTCGCCGGCGGCCTGATGGTGCTGATGCTGGATCTGGGGCGCCCAGACCGCGTGGTCGTGGCGGCCACCTACTATAACTTCAAGTCGGTGTTCGCTTGGAACGTGTTCCTGTACACGGGCTTCTTCACCTTCGTCGCGCTCTATTTGTGGACCATGATGGACAGCACGGTCGGCGCCTACGGCAAATACGCGGGCATGGCGGCCTTCATCTGGCGCCTGGTGTTGACCACCGGTACCGGCTCCATCTTCGGCTTCCTGGTGGCGCGTGAGTCCTACAGCTCGGCCCTGTTGGCACCCATGTTCATTGTGCTGTCGTTCTCTTACGGCATGGCAGTGTATCTGCTGGTGCTGATCGCCTCCTATGTCTGGACCGGCCGGCCGCTGGGTGAGGCCCTCCTCAACCGCCTGGCCAAGCTGCTGGGTTGGTTCATCGCCGGCGCGCTCTACTTCGTGGTCGTGTTCCACATGACCAACCTCTACTTCACCAAATATCACGGCTTTGAAAAGTTCATCCTGGTAGAAGGCGGCGTCTACACGCAAATGTTCTGGATCGGCCAGATCCTGCTAGGCTCCGTGGTGCCCATGCTGATCCTGTTCAATCCGAAACTGCGTGCCTCGCGTGGCCTGCTGGTCACCGCCTGCCTGCTGGTGGTGCTGGGAGGACTCGCGCAAATGTACGTGACCATCATCGGCGGCCAAGCCTGGCCCTTGGACATTTTCCCGGGCTGGGAAGAACGTAGCACCTTCTTCGATGGTGTCGTCCACCCCTACAGCCCGTCACTGCCCGAGGTGCTCCTGGGTATAGGTGGTGTGGCCGTGGCGCTGGCCATCGTCACCATCGGCGTGAAAGTGCTGCGCTTCCTGCCGGAGAGCCTCTCCGATGCGGACGTGGATCCCCACGCCGCGAAGTAA